In one window of Tachypleus tridentatus isolate NWPU-2018 chromosome 2, ASM421037v1, whole genome shotgun sequence DNA:
- the LOC143245119 gene encoding uncharacterized protein LOC143245119 isoform X2: MAAMVPVFMLGFVAFFLYVLFKFIHKKPTTQNDIKTSVSAVSHEECHADDTKSEIKDKKIDAKEQETLEKRQVPDTLEETPKEEEVQNDEDTVGQAVEKDVLTKVETSQTSGEIYGGEKESVEEQKMSEEIFEACVEPTDKHEPEKEPEKSNEVLSCDLKAEEIVTQDISETSDLKESERVIDSKEPFESSEQADNIHHTESLLSVPILETTSQASSDEQFSVLVKPGQVSAAKETSEYLMETPEESSKKLFDENVELKVESDIVSTTELLSSEEMLEVNSKSFSEEPGKLPTTEEPKECSDAIEITNGALRTQVEENVTFTQACDKVPESSVTEKYPDTVEKVFKDELSFLWNLI, encoded by the exons atGGCAGCTATGGTACCAGTGTTTATGCTAGGATTTGTAGCATTTttcttgtatgttttatttaag TTTATTCATAAGAAACCCACGACTCAAAATGATATCAAAACAAGTGTTTCTGCTGTCAGTCATGAAGAATGTCATGCAGATGATACCAAGTCTGAAATCAAGGACAAAAAAATTGATGCTAAGGAACAAGAAACCCTTGAGAAGAGACAAG TTCCTGATACTTTGGAAGAAACACCCAAAGAGGAAGAAGTACAG AATGATGAAGATACTGTAGGCCAAGCTGTTGAAAAGGATGTTTTAACAAAGGTAGAAACTTCACAAACTAGTGGGGAAATATATGGAGGGGAGAAAGAATCAGTTGAAGAACAGAAAATGAGTGAAGAAATTTTTGAAGCTTGTGTGGAACCTACTGACAAGCATGAAccagaaaaagaaccagaaaaaaGCAATGAAGTACTGTCATGTGATTTAAAAGCAGAAGAAATTGTTACACAAGATATTTCTGAAACATCAGATTTAAAAGAAAGTGAGAGAGTAATCGATTCTAAAGAGCCATTTGAGTCAAGTGAGCAAGCTGATAATATACATCACACTGAAAGTTTACTGAGTGTTCCCATTTTAGAGACAACCTCTCAAGCTTCAAGTGATGAACAATTTTCTGTTTTAGTAAAACCTGGCCAAGTATCAGCTGCTAAAGAAACCAGTGAATATTTAATGGAAACCCCTGAGGAGTCTAGCAaaaaattatttgatgaaaatgttGAACTTAAAGTTGAATCTGACATAGTATCAACTACTGAGTTGCTGTCTTCTGAAGAGATGCTTGAAGTTAACAGCAAGTCTTTTTCTGAAGAACCTGGTAAATTACCAACAACTGAAGAACCAAAAGAATGTTCAGATGCTATTGAAATTACTAATGGAGCTTTGAGAACTCAGGTTGAAGAAAATGTTACATTTACTCAAGCATGTGATAAAGTACCAGAGTCTTCTGTTACAGAGAAATATCCTGACACAGTTGAAAAAGTGTTTAAAGATGAACTGTCCTTTCTATGGAATCTAATCTAA
- the LOC143245119 gene encoding uncharacterized protein LOC143245119 isoform X1 has protein sequence MAAMVPVFMLGFVAFFLYVLFKFIHKKPTTQNDIKTSVSAVSHEECHADDTKSEIKDKKIDAKEQETLEKRQEFSFSVPDTLEETPKEEEVQNDEDTVGQAVEKDVLTKVETSQTSGEIYGGEKESVEEQKMSEEIFEACVEPTDKHEPEKEPEKSNEVLSCDLKAEEIVTQDISETSDLKESERVIDSKEPFESSEQADNIHHTESLLSVPILETTSQASSDEQFSVLVKPGQVSAAKETSEYLMETPEESSKKLFDENVELKVESDIVSTTELLSSEEMLEVNSKSFSEEPGKLPTTEEPKECSDAIEITNGALRTQVEENVTFTQACDKVPESSVTEKYPDTVEKVFKDELSFLWNLI, from the exons atGGCAGCTATGGTACCAGTGTTTATGCTAGGATTTGTAGCATTTttcttgtatgttttatttaag TTTATTCATAAGAAACCCACGACTCAAAATGATATCAAAACAAGTGTTTCTGCTGTCAGTCATGAAGAATGTCATGCAGATGATACCAAGTCTGAAATCAAGGACAAAAAAATTGATGCTAAGGAACAAGAAACCCTTGAGAAGAGACAAG AATTTTCTTTTTCAGTTCCTGATACTTTGGAAGAAACACCCAAAGAGGAAGAAGTACAG AATGATGAAGATACTGTAGGCCAAGCTGTTGAAAAGGATGTTTTAACAAAGGTAGAAACTTCACAAACTAGTGGGGAAATATATGGAGGGGAGAAAGAATCAGTTGAAGAACAGAAAATGAGTGAAGAAATTTTTGAAGCTTGTGTGGAACCTACTGACAAGCATGAAccagaaaaagaaccagaaaaaaGCAATGAAGTACTGTCATGTGATTTAAAAGCAGAAGAAATTGTTACACAAGATATTTCTGAAACATCAGATTTAAAAGAAAGTGAGAGAGTAATCGATTCTAAAGAGCCATTTGAGTCAAGTGAGCAAGCTGATAATATACATCACACTGAAAGTTTACTGAGTGTTCCCATTTTAGAGACAACCTCTCAAGCTTCAAGTGATGAACAATTTTCTGTTTTAGTAAAACCTGGCCAAGTATCAGCTGCTAAAGAAACCAGTGAATATTTAATGGAAACCCCTGAGGAGTCTAGCAaaaaattatttgatgaaaatgttGAACTTAAAGTTGAATCTGACATAGTATCAACTACTGAGTTGCTGTCTTCTGAAGAGATGCTTGAAGTTAACAGCAAGTCTTTTTCTGAAGAACCTGGTAAATTACCAACAACTGAAGAACCAAAAGAATGTTCAGATGCTATTGAAATTACTAATGGAGCTTTGAGAACTCAGGTTGAAGAAAATGTTACATTTACTCAAGCATGTGATAAAGTACCAGAGTCTTCTGTTACAGAGAAATATCCTGACACAGTTGAAAAAGTGTTTAAAGATGAACTGTCCTTTCTATGGAATCTAATCTAA